GATGCATTTCTTTCTATACTCATATATACGAACTGAGCCTCAAAAAGTGACGGGTTTTTCCCCCCTCTGTAGAATGAGAAGAGAATATGTTACTGACTATTATAAGGAAGTGCTTCGTCAAATGCCAGGCTCATCAGATTCGCACAATCAACATGTGATCATTATCACAAGACCGCGGGAACAGCGAGAAAACAATAGAAATCAACATCCTGTCCTATCCGGAGTTCTCACCGTTTTGCTGGCAGTTGCGTCCATAGCCGCTCTCTGGCATATCTTCATCATCACGCGGCAGACCGGCGCAGTGAATCCTCCTGCCAACTGCCTGCAATTGATACGTACAACAGACTATACCCAGCTGGTACATTTGCAAACGCAGTCACAGGAAATGGAAGCAGTGCAATTCATCGACCAGGTTGTGGGTGGCCAACCGGCGGCGCTCGTCCAGGTAACGAACCAGAACGCCGGGCATACGCTCGATGTCTATGTCTATGGCTGCGTCATGCAGAAGCAACATCCCCGGCTCGCAGCGTTATTTACGCAACATGGCCTGGTTCAAGGAACCGTATCCATCAGTCAAACAAACACCTTGATCACAAGCGCCCTCGATACCTCTCTACCCGCGGCTAGTAGCGCGCTTTTGCAGCCATTGCAACAGAACGTCTATCGCGAATATGCCTGGCATAACGGAACGTTTATCCAGGTACGTTTCCCCGGCCTCTACCCGGTTGCCAGCAGCAGCGAAGCAATGGCATTGCAGCAGGAAGCCGACAATGGACAATCATTGCCCTGGTCTGACCCGCTTGCTACTGCTGAGCAGATGGCGCGCGATATTTTTAAATGGCCGCTCATCAGTACTCAAGATAGTGTGCTGAGCAACGATGGCATGACTGCCCAGGTACAATTAGTGCAGCAGAGTCCGCCGCTACAGGTCACAGTTACCTTGAAGCGACTCGTTCAGCACGATAACAAGGGCCTCTGGTTTGTAACAGCAGCAAAAACCTCCGGTCTTACCCTGGATCAAGCCAGTTTTGATATGCCCCTTACTTCTCCCCTCCAGCTTCACGGAACCGGAGTCCTGGTGGATGGTCAAACTACTATCCAACTTTTCGATCATACCTTGTCGCCCATAGCCACCACTAATGCCCAATTACATGTCAATCCCGACGGCACCTATACATGCACGCTCGCTTATGCGAGTATAGCGCACGCTCAGCAGGGCCTGCTGCTGATCCAATCTCTTCCGACCCAGGCGAACTATAGTATCGAGCCGGGTCAATTGCTGCTAGTGGGAGTTATTCTGGGATAGTCCATCCCACTCGACGCCATCCCATCTCCCTTGATATAATGTGCAGAGAAAACAAAACCCTGCTCAGGCTAGATGGGGAGAAATATGTCATTATTTCCGGCAACAGGCGGCAATCTCATCATCGGGCAATCCGGTGGGGCAACGGCCGTCATCAACGCCAGCCTTGTCGGAGCATATGAGGCTGCGCTGGCTGAAGAGCGCATCGAAAGTATTTACGGCATGCTCTATGGCGTCCAGGGATTATTACAAGAACAGATCGTAGACCTGCGCGCCGAATCAAACCAGGTATGGCCCGCGCTGCTTCATACGCCCTCGGCTGCCCTTGGCACCTGCCGCTACAAGCTGCAAGACCATGATGCCGGACACATCATCGACATTTTGCGCCGCTACGATATCCACTCTATGCTCTATATCGGCGGCAACGATTCCGCCGACACTGCCCATCAACTGGCTCTGGCCGCCCGCCATGCCGGTTACGATTTGCAGGCCATCAGCGTCCCCAAAACCATCGATAACGATCTACCGGCTACCGATCATTGCCCCGGCTACGGCAGCGCGGCCCGCTTCCTTGCCCTGGCGACGATGGATTCGACCATGAATACGATTTCCATTCCGTGGCATTATCCGGTCAAAGTCATAGAAACGATGGGGCGTGATGCGGGTTGGCTTGCCGCCTCCTCAGCCCTGGGGAAGCGCGATGAAGACGACGCGCCGCATATTATTCTCGTCCCCGAACAGCGTTTCAATGCCGATCGCTTTCTTGAGCAGGTTGAGCAGGTATATCGCCGCGTAGGATACGTTGTCGTAGTCGCCGCGGAGACCATTCGCGATGAACAGGGGCAGCAATTAGGCGCCATCAACCAGGCAGGAACAGATGCCTTTAACCATCCCTTGCTCAGCGGAACGGCGGAGTACCTGGTAGAGCTGGTCAAGCAGCATCTCAAGCTACGTGCCCGCTTCGACAAACCCGGCGACCTGCAACGCATGGCCTCTTTTGCCGTCTCACAAACCGATCTCGAAGAGGCGTACCTGGTAGGAAAAATGGGCGTACAGGCGCTTTTGGCCGGCGAAAGCGATAAAATGGTAACGCTGGTACGTCACACAGAGCCGGCATACCATTGCTCAACGGGATTAGCAGACCTGGCCCA
This portion of the Ktedonobacteraceae bacterium genome encodes:
- a CDS encoding 6-phosphofructokinase; protein product: MSLFPATGGNLIIGQSGGATAVINASLVGAYEAALAEERIESIYGMLYGVQGLLQEQIVDLRAESNQVWPALLHTPSAALGTCRYKLQDHDAGHIIDILRRYDIHSMLYIGGNDSADTAHQLALAARHAGYDLQAISVPKTIDNDLPATDHCPGYGSAARFLALATMDSTMNTISIPWHYPVKVIETMGRDAGWLAASSALGKRDEDDAPHIILVPEQRFNADRFLEQVEQVYRRVGYVVVVAAETIRDEQGQQLGAINQAGTDAFNHPLLSGTAEYLVELVKQHLKLRARFDKPGDLQRMASFAVSQTDLEEAYLVGKMGVQALLAGESDKMVTLVRHTEPAYHCSTGLADLAQIANAQKLLPDNFLDESRTMVTRAFYEYASPLIGEPLPQYTRLRKIGVTK